Part of the Paenibacillus sp. FSL R7-0273 genome is shown below.
TAATAGGATTGAGCGCATACGTATCCTGCTCCTTGTAGCGCTTGATCGCTGAGACAACAATTCCCCGGTCGGTGTTCTCAAAATACGGCATGACCGCATCCGTAATCTCCTCCGGAGTATGCTCCTGTACCCACAGCTGGGCCCGCTGGACCGCATTAGTGAATTTTTGCACGGTATCCCCGTTTTTGCTGATATAGCTTTGCTTGGACATAAAGACGGTGTATGGCAGATAGCCGCTTTCCACGCCGAATGAGGCTACGACTGCACCTCGGCCTTCGCTTTCAAAAATTGAGGCCTGCGGCTCGAACAGCTGCACATAATCCCCCGTGCCGGAGGCAAACGCGCCGGCAATATTGGCAAAATCAATATTTTGAATCAGCGTGAGATCCTGCCCGGCATCGATTCCTTTGTTATGCAGAGTAAATGCACCAGCCATCTGCGGCATACCGCCGGCACGCTGCCCAAGGAACGTCGCCCCCTTCAGCTGCTCCCAGCTGAATTCACCCTCTGCCTTGCGGGCAAACAGGAAGGTCCCGTCCCGCTGTGTAAGCTGGGCAAAATTGATAACAGGATCATCCGCACCCTGCTGGGCTACATAAATTGAGGTCTCAGACCCTACAAGCGCAACATCTATCGCTCCGGAGAGCAGAGCCGTCATTGTCTTATCGCCGCCCGGAATGGTCTGCAGCTCGACATCCAGCCCTTCATCCTTGAAGAAGCCCTGCGACAATGCCACATACTCAGGCGCATAAAAGACGGAACGGGTGACTTCGCCGATTTTCACCTTTACTCCCGCCCCTTCTCCGCCGCAGCCGGCGAGCACTGAGAAGCACAAGACCAGGAGCATCAGCGGCAGCATCAGCTTTTTCTTGATATTCATTCTTCATTCTCCTTTCTTCCCGGGTCTTTGGCCCTTACCTAAAGGATATGCACATGCCTACAGATTGGTTAAAAGCAGAAATGACCACCGTTTGCGCATTCTTTAGCCCCAGAAATCTTGGATTTAAACGCCGGATCATATTCATTTACAGGCCCCAAAAGATAATAATGGTTATATTCATAAGAAATTCATAGTATTCAGCCGATTTGAAGAGATTTATTGGTATTAAATGCCGAAAATGAACTAAATCGCTCATATATACTCTTATTAGCCTTGTGCAAACGTTTTACCTAAAAGGATTATTCCACTACTATATTTAGTAAAGCGCTTACTGAGATACATATTAATGTAGAAATCAAACGGGAAGGAATGATAACCAATGAAATACGAACCCGGCTTACCTAAAGGACGCCGCCTGCTGAATATCTTAGCCATTACCGGATTAACTGCCGCTATGCTGGCCGGATGCACAAATAACGGAAATACTGCCGGCGGTGATAATGGAGGACCACTCCCAGTCACAACCGGAGAAGCCTCACCAGCGCCTGACAGCAGCCCGGCACCGCAGGGAGCACAGCAGCCGGGCACCGCCCAGGGCACTGCAATCGATGAACAGCCGTCCACCGTTTACTATGAGGTTTTTGTCCGGTCCTTTTATGATTCGGACGGCGACGGTATCGGTGATCTGCGCGGGCTGACAGAGAAGCTGGATTATTTAAATGACGGAAATCCTGATACTTCCAGCGATCTGGGCGTCGGGGGCATCTGGCTTATGCCGGTTAACCCTTCCCCCAGCTATCACGGCTATGATGTTACCGACTACCGCAGCATTAACCCGGATTACGGCACACTTGAGGATATGCAGGAGCTGATCCGGGAGGCGCATAAGCGGGGAATCAAGGTCATAATGGACCTTGTCGTCAACCACACCTCGAAGGAGCATCCGTGGTTTGTGGAAGCTGCTACACAGCAGGACAGCAAATACCGGGACTACTACGTCTGGGCGGAAGACCAGAGCCGCCCTGTCAGCGGGAGCAGTGCAGCCGGCAGCGGAAGCCCGTGGCATTCTGCACGGGGGAGCCACTATCTGGGCATTTTCTGGGACGGGATGCCCGATCTCAATTTCGACAATCCGGAGGTCCGCAATGAGATGAAGGATATCGGAAGATTCTGGCTGGAGCAGGGTGTCGACGGCTTCCGTCTGGATGCGGCCAAGCATATTTATGAGGATCTTGTAACCGATAAAAGCGAGGAAACAACCGCCAAAAATGTAGCCTGGTGGCAGGAATTCCGCCAGGCCATGAACGAGGTCAACCCGCAGGCCTATATTGTCGGGGAGGTGTGGGAGAATTCAGCCGTGTCGGTTGGCGCTTATCTCGATAAAGCCTTTGATTCCGGCTTTAATTTCGGGCTGGGTGAAACGCTGGTAAGTGCAGCCAAAAGCGAAAAGGACAGCGGCGCCGCCTTCACGCTGGAACGGACCTACAAGCTGTTTGCCCAAATTTCCGGGGGAAGCTTCACCGATGCCACATTCCTGACCAACCATGACCAGAACCGGGTAATGAGCGTGCTGGAGAGCAATCCGGATCATGCCAGAATGGCAGCGGCAATGCTGCTCACGCTTCCGGGTAATCCGTTTATTTATTACGGGGAGGAAATCGGGATGTTAGGCCGCAAGCCGGATGAAGGAATTCGGGAGCCTATGCCCTGGTCTGCAGACAGGGGCAGTGCCGGCCAGACCACATGGGAACCCGACACTAACAATAAGGGGAATACAGGCGCTGATGTGGAGAGCCAGCTTAGCAGCACCTCGCTGCTGGACTGGTACCGTCAGCTTATCGCTCTCCGCAATCAGATACCCGCGCTCCGGGATGGAGCCATCCGGGACTATGCCTCGGGAAATGACGGGGTAATGGCCTTTGAACGGATAACGGCCGGGCAGCAGGTGCTCGCTCTGCATAATCTTACAGGCAGCAGCCAGAAGGTTAACCTGGTACAGGGAACAGACGGTTACTCCTATACCCGGGTAGTCAAGGCTCTTCCGGGGGAGGCGCAGCTGAACGGAGCCGGACTCACCCTGCCGCCGTATTCATCTGTTATTCTGGATTAGCCACCTCTGAGGAATGCAGCATCCATTCATACAATGCATAACACACATCAGCCTTGCTTGCGGGGACGGCAATGATCCAGTCCTCTGCGGATTCACAGCTCATCCGCAGGAGCCAGCCGCCGGAGGTATCTCCGATGTATCCGGCATGCTGGAAGGTCCAGCTGTCCGTGCCGCGGGAGCAGAGCCTCAGCTCGCCGTCAGCCGTCCGGTATTTCAAGGCTCTGGCCAGCTGGGCGGACCGGACCAGATCTCCCGTCTCCTCAGTCAGGCACTCTGCCAAAAAGTACAGGGTGGAGGTGGCCGCCTTGTCTTTAAGCTCATTGAACCTGCTCTTCGACATTTGCAGTGCAGGTATATCTGTATCGTCAAGCTTCGCTTCCGTCTGTTCAGCACAGTCAAACAGATAATAGCAGGCCCGTTTCACCTTGGCGGGCTCCGTAAGCTCATATCCGAACGAATCCTCATCATCTATGCTGGATATAATAGTCCGTTCTTTATGTACTTGCAGACAAAGATCCTGATTATGCTCTCCTTCACAATATTTCAGCCGGCATATTCGTTCTGCGGATACCGCCATTTGCAGCAAACCGGATATTCCCTTCCCGTGCAGCGCTGCTTCGGGAAACAGAAAACGCGCTAAATATACCTTTTCATTATTATTCACAGTCCTATTTCCTTCCCGGATTCCCAGGAATACAGGAATCGCCCAGCAATAAAAAAGCTTCAATCTATCAAGCTAGCAATCTTTATGTTATCATAAGCTAATTTTAAGGTAAAATTAAGAAATGACGGGTATGATCATACCATGAAATACTTTTAGCGAGGTGATTTCAATTATGAGAATGCTCATCACATTTCAGAACAAGTCAGTCCCGGTATACTTCACTACAGAAAATAAACAGCCTACCCAAAAGGTACTTCGAATCCTGAACAATACACTGGAGCTCAAGATCCAGAAGGGCAAAAGCGCCCTGCAGAAATGTTTGAATTCACTTATCAGTATCGAAATTAAAGGCTCCGAAGCTATATTGCACAGTTACAGTGAAAATGATTCACTAGCCCTATCCCTCTATTAAACAGAGGGGTAGTTTTTTTTTGCACAAAAAAAAGCACGTTCTTCCGCCCGGAAAGAAGGTGCTCCGCTCTATATGTCGGCTGATTTACGGTACGTCAGCGGCTGGCTTTCAGCTGATCCGGTGACTCTTGTTCTCTTCCTTTTCCGCTTTCTGAATACGCAGCTTGAACAACTTCACTAAATTTTTTCGTGTCTGTTCTTCGTGACAGCTGTCCAGTTTTTTAATGATGAAACGGTCAATGGACATGTCAATCGCTCCTTTTTCAATATAGCTTGCGGGTTATGAATTCAGGAAATGATTTCCTGTCTCCCTTGTATCACCTATATAACCGGGTCCCCGGCAGCTCAAACTTTCTAATTTCTGGAAGAAATAGGGTTGTCGTATTCCTTTTACTACATATTGATGTTCTGTTCCCCTTCTTTTGCCGTCCAGCCGGAGATATGGTGGTTTTGCAAAACATAGACGTTTGCTGTCGCTGAAATATATTTTTCTTTCGACGGATATTTACAAACTAATTATTCAATGCTATATTAAATATAGTAAGTATTAAATATATATCTAAGGAGAAATCATAATGTCTAACGTACTTTTCATCAAAGCAAACAACCGCCCTGCGGAACAGGCTGTAAGTGTTCAACTTTACAATGCATTCCTTGCAAGCTACAAAGAATCCCACCCGGAAGATCAGGTTACTGAGCTGGACCTGTTCGCTGAAGAGCTTCCATACTACGACAACACGTTGATCACTGGTATCTACAAAGCCGCACAGGGCTTTGAAGCAACTCCTGAAGAAGCTGCAGGCGCAGCGCTTGTTAAGAAATACCTGGACCAGTTCGTTGCTGCTGACAAGGTAGTATTCGGCTTCCCGCTCTGGAACATGACGGTTCCTGCTGTTCTGCACACTTACATTGACTATGTGAACCAGGCTGGTACTGCTTTCAAATATACAGCTGAAGGTCCTGTAGGCCTGCTTACCGGCAAAAAAGCGGCTGTCCTGAACGCAAGAGGCGGCATCTACTCCACAGGCCCTGCAGCAAACGCTGAAATGGCTGTTAACTTCATCGTGAACAACCTGAGCTTCTGGGGCTTCCAGGATATCACCCAGGTTATCATCGAAGGCCACAACCAGAACCCGCAGGAATCTGCCAACATCATTGCAAAAGGTCTGGAAGAAGCTAAATCCGCTGCTGCATCGTTCTAATACAGCACCAGCGTTAAAGGTCCGGTACACGGTTTAGACATCAGGATTACTTATCAGGCATCTGTTATGCTCACAATCCGGACTTTTATTTATATATAGCAGAGGCGCTGCCCCTAGATGAGCAGCGCCTCTGCAGCATAAGAAGGCCATCCTTACCTGAGCAGTCAGCTGCAGGGTACGGATGGCCTTCTTCTATTTATTAAAGTGAATCAATATTCCTCAAGCTGACGCTGCCAGGAGGCACTGCGCGGCCGCGGGGCGCTTGCTTTGCCTGCAGGGGCTGCAGCCTTCCGCTTTTGCCGCTGCTCCTTGCTGTTCTGGAAGCGGAGCTCCTTCTGCGTCTTGCGGTAGTTCAAAAGCCGCTTCTCCTCCAGCAGGCCGGAGGAGACTGCTTCCAGTACAGCGCAGCCCTCCTCCCGCTCATGGCTGCAGTCGCTGTAGCGGCATTCCGCCGCCAGACTGCTGATATCGCCGAAGGCAAGCTCAAGCCCTCCCTCATCCTCCCACAGCTGCAGCTCGCGCATTCCGGGAGTATCCACGATAATTCCGCCTTCAGGCAGGACGAACATTTCCCGGTGCGTCGTTGTATGCCGCCCGCGGCTGTCGCCCTCTCTGACGTCCTTGGTCAGCTGAAGGTTTTGGCCGCTGAGCCAGTTGACCATAGTGGATTTGCCGCAGCCGGACGAGCCGGTCAGGGCCACTGTCTGGCCGCTGCGGATATACGGCAGCAGCTCATCGCGGCCGTCGCCAAGCAGGGCGCTGACCGCATGGACAGGCACACCCGGGGCGGCCCGCTCCATCTCTGCAATTCTTGTATCCGCATCCGGACACAGATCGGCCTTGGTCAGCAGAATGACCGGATTCGCCCCGCTGTTCCAGGCCATAATCAGATACCGCTCCATCCGCCGCACATTATAATCATCGTTCAAGGCGCTGACCAGAAACAGAGTGTCCACATTGGCTGCAACAATCTGTTCAGCCTGCGTATTTCCGGCCACCTTGCGGGAAATGACACTGTGGCGCGGAAGCACCCCGTGAATGACCGCATGCTCTCCCCCGTCCTGCATAGCGAGGCTTACCCAATCACCGATGGCCGGATACTCTCCCGAATCAGTCAGTGTATGCCGGAGCTTTCCGGCCAGCTCACCCCAGGTTTCGCCCGCATCAGTCATCACACGGTATTTGCTGCCGAAGTCACCGGTGATCCGCCCGGGAACGCGCGTATTGCCTGCCTGCTCCTGATTCTGGGTCATTCCGTCCCATTTGTCCTGCCAGTTCTTATTCCATCCATATTGTTCAATCCTCATTGTAGTGTTAATTCCTCCTGATATTTGTTTATTTCTCCACTCATGCTGTCCGGGAACACAAAAAGCCGCCGGAACCTAACGTTCCGGCGGCGGATTTCATCAGCTTCCCCCTTTCGCTCATAAGAAAGGGCTGTGATAAAATCAGGTACAGAAAGCTGCGGTCTTCCCCGGAGAGGGGAGAACCGCACATTTCTGTGCGCGGTCCCCAGGCACATCAAATACGGAATGATCCGCATTAAATATCGCCTGGCCACGCAAAAAAGCCGCCGGAACACATACGGTCCCGGACGGCTCTAAAAGGCACTCTAAGAGCTTACCTGCTAAGCTGCTTCACACTTGCTGAGCAGCCGCTGTTCCCGGAAGACACGTATCTACAACAGTTGTTACCGATAATGAACGTGCTGTATAAACTGTCATATTACATCGTCTCCTTCCGGTTAATATGCTGTAACTATAAACGTCCCGGCTGTGCATTGTCAACGCCGGACCCCGGTAAAGTATTTTTTATATACAAACTCTACCCGAAAATTTAAATAATATCCTTCAGCTCATCCAGCTCATTAATGGTTCTCCACGGCTGCACATCCAGACTTTCATCCCACGGGTGGTTCCGCTTGAGCCAGATGGTGTCCATTCCCGCCTTGCCGGCCCCCCAGATATCATTGACCGGATGATCGCCGATGAACAGTGTCTGCTCTGCAGAGGCGCCCAGACGCTCCAGCGCCAGCTTGTAGATGGCCGGATCCGGCTTACGGATTCCGGCTTCCTCCGAAATGACAATCGTTTTGAAGTAGCCGCGCAGGCCAAGCAGATCGATTTTGCCGTCCTGCAGCTCCTTGTAGCCATTCGTTAGAAGGCCCAGCATATATCCCTTCTCCCGGCTGTATTGCAGTATTTCTGCCGCATGCCGCATAGCCGCACCATGGCCGGCATAATTTTTATCATAGTATGCCCGGATCTCCGCCGCGCTTAACGGGGTCTGCCAGGGCAGCACCTCACTCAGCTCGGCAAAAAAACCGTTCTTGTCACGGTACCCGTCCGCATCCCGCACGATGATATCCTCGACTACCCGCTGCGCCTCTTCTTCACTCAGATGCCCGAGAGCATCCTTTACGAATTGTGTGCTGAAGCTGCGGAAGGTATGGTCGCGGTCCATCAGGGTGTTGTCCAGATCAAACAGCAAAGCCTCTTTCATTCTCATTCCTAACTCTCCTTATCCGCTTGGATTCCAGAGATTTATTGTACTATGCATGTCCGGTCAAAGAAAAGACTGTCCCGCAGAACCGTGCTCTAAGCTCACGTCCTGCTGAACAGTCTTCCAGGTCTATTAAAAGATTACTCCGGTTATTCAAAATGCTCAGCCCGGTGGGTCAGCATCATCTCTTCCTCGGTAATATACAGCGGAAACGGCGGCGTCTCCTTCAGATAGCGTTCCGTATGAAGCAGGCGGTAATGCACCTCCGGCAGCCAGGCATCCTCGATGAGCGGCAGCTTGCCGGTATCGCTAATATAAAGATCCACCGCAGATTGAACGAGATCGAGATAATACGGCACCAGCTTGTCAGCTTCCTCAAAAATTTCATAGGTTTCACGCGACATATAAAATTTCTGCTGGGGAATCCCGCCCAGGTAGCGCTTCAGCCGGGACACATCAATGCTTTTATCCTCCAGTATCAGTGCGGTACGGTTAATCGGGGCAGGCATATCCTCTTCGAATTGCCTGACAGCCTGTTTGATCTGCGGCAAGGTGACAGTGATCGGCTCAGAGATTGTATTTTTTTTAGCGCGTTTGAATATCATACTGAAAGTCTCCTTTCGAAGTATATGTCAGATAACGCTTACAATTCCAGTTTATTCACTTTTCTATCCCTTTAATCAGCAGTGGCAACAATTGTCACAGAATCTCCTCAACTATAAGAGCATTAAGTGACAAGAACCGTCTATCTTACATTTTCCCAGCGCGTCCACATTTCGGTCGGGTTCAGCTCATATTGGTCGTGCTCGCGGTACATGAACTGGTGCATGATGAATTCCCGGCGGATCGTGGCGTAGTCCTCATGATATTGCTTAATGAACTCATTCAATTCCTGCTCGCTGTAGACCGTTCCCGGAGTCAGCTTCTCGGCCATAAATTGCAGCGCAATCAGCTTCTTCTTGTATTGGGCGGGAATCTGGCGCAGCCTTCCGTCTTTGGCAAAAAAGTTACGCAGCACCGACTCCCTCAGGTTGTTCTCCGGTGATTCCTGCTCCATCTCCTGCGTTCCTTTAGAAAAAATAAAACTCAGCGAAGCCTCGGAGCCTGCCCGGATAAACTCAGGGTTCATTCTAAAATAGACGGTGTTTTTGTCCCGGCGCTCTGTAATCATCGCGGCTTCCCGCAGCTTGGCGGCATGATGGGTTACAGTGGGCTGCGACAGATTTAGCCGCTGCGCCAGCGCCTGGCCGTGAATTTCTTCACCCTTGGACAGCAGCAGCAGTATGCGCAGTCTGGTCGGATCGGATAAGGCCTTATGGTAATTGACTATTTTATCAAGCTGCACGTAGGGTCACACTCCCGTAACATTTATAAACTGGAGCAAAAAGAAAGAATACTTAGATATACATCTAATTATATCAAATTTAAGGATTTCCGGCAACCGCTGCAGCTGGATTTTTACGTCTCCATTGGCGTTAAATTAAAAATTAAGGTAACATTCAGAGATAGAACTTATCCATCAGGAGGTCGCAAGTCATTATGAAAGACGTTATTATTATCGGCGCCGGTCCCTGCGGACTGTCAGCAGCTATTGAATGCCAGCGTCAGGGGCTGTCCACTCTGATTATTGAGAAAAACTTTATCGTGCACTCCATTTATCTGTATCCGACCAGCATGCAGTTCTTCAGCACAACCTCGCTGCTTGAGATCGGCGATGTTCCCTTCACCTCCCCTAATGACAAGCCGTTCCGCCATGAAGCACTTGTCTATTACCGCCGGGCAGCTGAACAGCACGGCCTTGCAATTGCCGCGTATGAAGAAGCGCTGAGTGTGGAAAATAATGAGGATGGCAGCTTTACAGTACATACTGTTAACAAGCGCGGAGAACGTCAGAGCCGGCAGGCTGCCCATGTGGTCATCTCGACCGGTTATTTCGACCAGCCGAATATGATCGGCATCCCGGGTGAGGAGCTCCCGAAAGTTACACATTATTTTGGCGAGGCCCATCCGTATACCGGAATGAAGGTCACGGTCATTGGGGGCAGCAACTCCGCAGTAGATGCGGCGCTGGAGCTGATCCGTGTTGGCGCATCCGTAGATATGGTCTACCGTGGGGCGAGCATCTCCGATAATATTAAGCCATGGGTACGGCCTATTTTTGAGAGCATGGTGACAAAAGGCCTTATCACACTACACCTGGAATCACGGGTTACGGAAATTACTCCGTCCTCGGTCATTGTAACCAGACACAGCGGGGAAGCCAGTGAGCTGGACAATGATTTTGTGCTGGCAATGACCGGCTTCCGCCCTAGCAGGGCACTGCTGTCATCGGCAGGGGTGCTCATGGACGATGCACTGGACAAACCGTCGTTCGACCCTTCGACTATGGAGAGTAATATTCCCGGCCTCTATGTAGCGGGAGTTATCGCCTCCGGCCGTAATGCCAATGAGGTATTTATCGAGACCGGACGCGGGCACGGCAAGCTGATTGCCGATCACATCGTTTCACAAAAGCTCAAATAAGACAAGGAGTGCCCGCTTACATGGATATCACCTCCCTGCTGCTGCTCGGCCTGGCCGCGCTTGGCATTATCAGCAGCAACTCGCCGGTTACCATCGCTATGGTCGTATTACTGCTGCTGAGAGTACTCGGACTGCAGCAGACTTTTCCGTGGATGGAAAAGCACGGCCTGACGATCGGCATTATCATCCTGACAATCGGGGTGATGACCCCGCTGGCCAGCGGCAAAATCTCGCTGAATACGGTCTGGCAGTCCTTTTTCCACTGGAAATCGCTGACTGCCATCGGCATCGGCATGCTGGTTGCTTACCTCGGCGGCCGCGGCGCCGTGCTGATGGGCAGCCAGCCGACCGTTATCGCCGGTCTCCTGATCGGCACCGTTCTGGGCGTAGCCCTGTTCAAGGGCGTACCGGTCGGGCCGCTGATCGCCGCCGGGCTGTTGTCGCTGATTATCGGGAGAGGATAATCTTTTTGCCGTACTCTGCTCAAAAAGGCTGGCATCTTCCGCATGAATCAGGCGGTGATGCCAGCCTTTATATTTTACCGGGATGCCGGTGCAAGGTCCGTTGACTTCTCACCCTTCGCCTAAGGTGTTAACGCCTCCGTCTACACGATACTGCTTCTCCAGTTCAGAACGGTAATGCGGATCAAAGACGGTCTGCTTACGCTGCGGCGTACAGTCAATAAATTCGTTGCGTCCTGAACGTTTCCCCTTTAGCCCTGCGAGTGCTTTAACTTTATTAACAACCTCCTCGTCAAGCTCCGGCTGCTCAGCTTCCGCGCTGTCAGCATCCGCAATCATAAGCGGCAGGGCAAGCTGCCCGGTCTCAACATTTCCATGATGGTCCGTATACGTGACAATTATAGCTAAACTTACTTCGCCGCAGGCGATAGCCTCCCCAGTATAAAGCTCCACCAGCAGCTCATTCATAATGCCGGGAATAAGCAGAAGCAGATCGCCTGAGCCGGCTGTCTCACACTCACCGTAAGCCTTTCCCGCGCTAATCCCCTCCGGCATTAATAGCCGGACTACCGCATGCTCCCACTTTTCCGGCGGATGGATCTGAATGAATAGATGATTCAGCCCTTCCTCATGCTCAAGCACCGATTTGGCCAAACGCGCTGTTATCATCCTTATTGCCCCTCCTTCAGCATCCGGCTGATCGTTTCTTGAAGCTCCAGCCTCAGCTCTGCAGAAATCCGCGGGCTGACCGTCAGCATAATATCCTCGCTGACCATGAGCGTATCACCGGACAGGAGCTGTTCCGGCTGCAGAAACTTCAGGCGTCCGCCTATCTTCGCTATCTCTTCATCCGGCATGTCCGCCAGCTTGGACTGGATATCCGCCAGACTCTCCCCGCTTCTGGACAAAGTCAAAATAGCCAGCAGATGCCTGTAATGGCGGTCGGTGTAGACGCGTTTATTACCGGAGAGCGTAAGCTGCGGAAGCAATCCAATCTGCGTGTAATACCGCACCGTCCGCAGATTCATATCGGGAGCTTCCTGCTGTACCAGCTCAGCCAGCTGTTTGCCGGTATAGGTATTCATCGTATCAGCCTCCAGATCACACAAGTTACAGTCAGATGTTATAGTTACAGTGTACTGTAACCATAACGATAATGCAATAAAAAACGGCCTCCCTGTTAAGGAAGCCGTTACAATCCTCTACCCGTCCAGCCGCTGCACATTGAACAGCCGGGCATAGCTGCCGTCCAGCAGCATCAGCTCGTCATGTGTCCCGCGCTCCGTAATCTCCCCATTTTCCAGAACAATAATCTGGTCTGCATGGGTAATGGTCGACAGCCGGTGGGCGACGATCAGCGTGGTGCGCTCAGAAGCCAGTGACTGCAGCGACTGCTGGATCAGATGCTCCGACTCCAGATCGAGCGCCGAGGTGGCCTCATCCAGTATCAGCACCTTCGGGTCCTTGAGGAAGACTCTCGCAATGGCCACACGCTGCTTCTGCCCGCCGGACAGCTTCACCCCGCGCTCACCGACCTCGGTATCATAGCCTTCCGGCAGCTGCATGATGAAATCATGGGCATTGGCAGCCTGCGCAGCGGCAATAACCTCTGCCTCACCTGCCTCCGGGTTGCCGAACAGAATATTGTCGCGTACCGAGCCGCTGAACAGGAAATTATCCTGCAGCACCATGCCCACCGTCCGCCGCAGGCTTTCCTGGGTCAGGTCCCGGATATCCTCACCGTCCATCAGCAGCCGGCCTTCACTGATATCATAGAAGCGCGGAATCAGGCTGATCAGGGAGGACTTCCCGCCCCCGCTCATCCCGACAAACGCAACCGTCTGGCCCGGGCTGATGCTGAGGCTGATCTCCTTCAGTACCCACTCGTTCTCTTCCCTGTATTTGAACCATACCCGGTCGAACTCAATTGCACCGGCTGCATTCTTGAGCGGCTTCGCACCGGGCCGGTCTGCAATATCATAAGGCTCATCCAGCAGCTCCAGCACCCGCTCCAGCGAAGCTGAGGCCTGGGTCAGTACGGTGGAGGAGTTGATCAGCCGCCGCAGCGGCGCATACATACGGTCCAGGTAGCCGAAGAAAGCGACAAAGGTACCAATTGTCAGATTGCCGCGGATCACCTCGTAGCCGCCGTACCCGATAACAAGCAGCGGGGCGAGATCCGTCAGGGTATTGATAATGGCGAAGGTGACCGCATTCCAGCGGGTCTGGGCCATCGCTTTTTCCAGAAACCTGCCGTTGATGCCCTCGAATTGCTTCTGATCCGCCTTCTCCATCGTAAAGCTGCGGATGATTGCTATGCCCTGAATGCGTTCATGCAGATAGCCCTGAATGACCGCCAGCGCCTGGGACCGGTCCTTGGTCAGCACCTTCAGGCGTTTGTACAAGGTGTTAACGGCAATGCCGTACAGCGGCAGAACTGCAATCGAGACGAGCGCCAGCACCGGATTGAGATAGAACATGAACCCCAGCGCGAAGACCAGTGTGAACATGTCGAGCCAGACGTTCATCATGCCGACCTCGACCAGGTTCTTGGACTGCTCCACATCGTTAATGAACCTGGAGATCGCTTCGCCCACCTTCGTATTCTGGTAATACCGCAGGGACAGGCGCTGCAGATGGCTGTACAGCTTGTTGCGCATATCGAACAGCACTCTGCTTGTGATCAGCTGGGCAAAATATTGGCGGTAGTACTCCACTGGCCCTCTGATCACTACAAACAGCACGAACGCGCCGCCAAGTACATAGAACAGCTTCGAGATTCTTTCCGCTGCAGTCAGACCTGAAGGCGTCAGCAGATCATCGACCACATATTTCATAAGCATCGGCAGGGTTAACGGAATGCTGAATTTGATCATGCCGATGATAAGCGTCAGCACAATCCATTTCAT
Proteins encoded:
- a CDS encoding DUF2087 domain-containing protein, with the protein product MQLDKIVNYHKALSDPTRLRILLLLSKGEEIHGQALAQRLNLSQPTVTHHAAKLREAAMITERRDKNTVYFRMNPEFIRAGSEASLSFIFSKGTQEMEQESPENNLRESVLRNFFAKDGRLRQIPAQYKKKLIALQFMAEKLTPGTVYSEQELNEFIKQYHEDYATIRREFIMHQFMYREHDQYELNPTEMWTRWENVR
- a CDS encoding YpdA family putative bacillithiol disulfide reductase yields the protein MKDVIIIGAGPCGLSAAIECQRQGLSTLIIEKNFIVHSIYLYPTSMQFFSTTSLLEIGDVPFTSPNDKPFRHEALVYYRRAAEQHGLAIAAYEEALSVENNEDGSFTVHTVNKRGERQSRQAAHVVISTGYFDQPNMIGIPGEELPKVTHYFGEAHPYTGMKVTVIGGSNSAVDAALELIRVGASVDMVYRGASISDNIKPWVRPIFESMVTKGLITLHLESRVTEITPSSVIVTRHSGEASELDNDFVLAMTGFRPSRALLSSAGVLMDDALDKPSFDPSTMESNIPGLYVAGVIASGRNANEVFIETGRGHGKLIADHIVSQKLK
- a CDS encoding DUF441 domain-containing protein; its protein translation is MDITSLLLLGLAALGIISSNSPVTIAMVVLLLLRVLGLQQTFPWMEKHGLTIGIIILTIGVMTPLASGKISLNTVWQSFFHWKSLTAIGIGMLVAYLGGRGAVLMGSQPTVIAGLLIGTVLGVALFKGVPVGPLIAAGLLSLIIGRG
- a CDS encoding MerR family transcriptional regulator, with amino-acid sequence MNTYTGKQLAELVQQEAPDMNLRTVRYYTQIGLLPQLTLSGNKRVYTDRHYRHLLAILTLSRSGESLADIQSKLADMPDEEIAKIGGRLKFLQPEQLLSGDTLMVSEDIMLTVSPRISAELRLELQETISRMLKEGQ
- a CDS encoding ABC transporter ATP-binding protein produces the protein MKQWKAFYTFVRPYMKWIVLTLIIGMIKFSIPLTLPMLMKYVVDDLLTPSGLTAAERISKLFYVLGGAFVLFVVIRGPVEYYRQYFAQLITSRVLFDMRNKLYSHLQRLSLRYYQNTKVGEAISRFINDVEQSKNLVEVGMMNVWLDMFTLVFALGFMFYLNPVLALVSIAVLPLYGIAVNTLYKRLKVLTKDRSQALAVIQGYLHERIQGIAIIRSFTMEKADQKQFEGINGRFLEKAMAQTRWNAVTFAIINTLTDLAPLLVIGYGGYEVIRGNLTIGTFVAFFGYLDRMYAPLRRLINSSTVLTQASASLERVLELLDEPYDIADRPGAKPLKNAAGAIEFDRVWFKYREENEWVLKEISLSISPGQTVAFVGMSGGGKSSLISLIPRFYDISEGRLLMDGEDIRDLTQESLRRTVGMVLQDNFLFSGSVRDNILFGNPEAGEAEVIAAAQAANAHDFIMQLPEGYDTEVGERGVKLSGGQKQRVAIARVFLKDPKVLILDEATSALDLESEHLIQQSLQSLASERTTLIVAHRLSTITHADQIIVLENGEITERGTHDELMLLDGSYARLFNVQRLDG